Part of the Musa acuminata AAA Group cultivar baxijiao chromosome BXJ2-7, Cavendish_Baxijiao_AAA, whole genome shotgun sequence genome is shown below.
TTATCCCATCATATTCGAGCGTGACGGAGACAGATTCCATTCCGATCCTCATTGCATTTATTGCAGGGAATAAATGTTCTTTTTAAGGTTGTGTATATATAATTCCTCGGGTCGGTGTAAGCTGTGCAGGCAAGGCCACAGAGATGGAGCTTGACGAGCATGGCTTCTTGGAAGAGCTGCTCTCACTGAGAAGAGACGCGTGGGACTCGTTCCCCGCAGGAATGGGCGAGTTCTTCTCCTGTGACGGCGGATTCGACTGCTTCCAGCAGAGCCCCGCGCTTACGGCCCCTAGCTTTACGGCGTTCGATGCCGTGACGCCTAATTTCGACTGCTTGAGTGAAGTGTGCTGTCCGCCCGGCGGCGTGTACTCCTCGTCGGCGGGGGCGCCGTCGGAGATCcagtcctcgtcggttctgtcgacgCTGGACGACGCCGAGTTTGGTCTCGTCCGAGGGGAGTGGCGGTCCACGGAGGCGCCACCGGCGATGTTTGGATTGAGCGGCTGtgtggagaggaagaagaagaggctcgAAGGGATGCCTTCGAAGAACCTGATGGCGGAGCGGCGGCGGAGGAAAAGGCTTAACGATAGGCTCTCCATGCTGAGATCCGTCGTCCCTAAGATCAGCAAGGTGAGTTGTCGTCTTCgagctcttcttctccttctcctgctCCCGAGGACTGATAGAACAAGCCGCATTCACCAGATGGACAGGACATCCATTCTCGGGGACACCATCGACTACATGAAGGAGCTCCTGGAGAGGATCAAGCGCTTGCAGGAGGAGATCGACGTCGGTCCTGAGCAGGCGAAACTACTGAGCATCTTCAAGGAGTTGAACTCCAACGAGATCCTAGTGCGGAACTCCCCCAAGGTACGTAACACGGCTGCCCTCTTTGCCCTTGCTTCGACCTAAATATTATCGACAGGCCTCGAATCTAAGAATCCAAGCCAACGATCTTGCAGTTCGACGTCGAGAGAAGAGACGACGACACCCGGATAGAGATTTGCTGCGCCGCCAAGCCAGGTCTGCTGCTTTCCACGGTGAGCACACTGGAGGCCCTGGGACTGGAGATCCAACAGTGCGTCGTGAGCTGCTTCAATGACTTCGGCATGCAAGCTTCTTGCTCCGAGGTAAGATGGACAGCATTATCTCTTCGATTGCGGCCATGAGTTGGTCATGTTGGTCTGCGGTCGGCTGTGTTGCAGGTCACGGATCAGAGGGCAGCCATTAGCGCCGAGGACATGAAGCAGGCACTCTTAGGGAGTGCAGGCTATGGGGGAAGGTGTTTGTAGGAGAAGCAGACTGCTGAGCCATGTTCATCTCCATCTCCCAAGAATTTGTGTCGATCTGCTTCACATGCTGGTGAGAGCTGATCCATGTATCAATGCGAGGAAGTTTTGTGCTTATGATCCTTGACAAGATTGTTGTATGCTTGCATCTCCCGACCAAACTTGCTGTGTTCTTTCTGGAACAAATCTCCACCAAAAGATTGAAGATGAAGTTGTATGCTACTACTACATTTGTTCGTCAAGATCTTGATCACTCAGACATGGATATTGTGGCCTTCTAAGAAATCTCCATCAGCACTCGATTCAGGAATTGTTGTCTTACTCTGATGCTGAACTGTTAGGACAGGATAACAATTAAGTACAAATGTTGATGAGACAGCATGCAATCTGTGCCTTAATTTTCCACCTAACTGGTTCACAAATCCCTTCTGTGATAGGCCAAAGAACCTGTAGCAAGAATGCAACACCACCTGGATTCCATCTCAACTCACTGTACAAGATTAATTTAGTGGGAGATGAGTATCCACATGAAAGATTGATGCACTACTTGCGTGAGCTTACAATCATAAATATGTTTTGTAGTATAGCAGTAGTTGTGGTGCAGAATGAATGCTTACTTGATGAGGCTTCCAACACTATGTCAAAGTGGTCAGATGACGCGATGATCTTTCAGCTTCATTTAGTGTAGATTTAGACAACCAAAGATAATGCCATAATGGAACTGTTGTCTTGTTCTTTGGCATCTGGTTAGGATGGTGGGAGACTGTGCCTAATCTGATTTTTTCTCTTCCATCGACTGATCTTTGACTCTCTGCTCTGCTAAATCATCGAGTGCTCAGAAGGCACACTCTATGACATGTTTTGTATGCAAAACCCTCTCAGTAGCAGTAAAAGATATGTTCTCTCCGATGGAGAAAATGACATGATTCTCCTCCCTGTAATGTCAGTGGCCACTTGCTCCATTCATAATTGTGCCAAATTCTCATCTCCAACAATGATGAAAGCTAAAGTTCTCAGTGAAGTCAAATCTGCTGAGGGTCGTGAAGGACAGCATTCGCTTCAGCCACATCCATTTCCTGCTTCAAAGGGTGGAAACGTCTATGATTTGTGGCAGGTGCTGATCCACTTGGAGGCCCAGCCAGCTCTGATGCTTGTGAGTGATGTTCAACTTGTGAGTGCTGTACAAGTCTGACATCTGAAATGATTACCAGCTTTATGAGGATAGCAATTGGATTTGCTCTTCCAGGAAGAAGAACAAGTGTCTGAAAAGTCTGTGGTCCACTTTGACCCACTCTGAGCACAGTCAAGGCTGCAAATAACACAGGGTTGGATATGCAAGTATTTTCAGCTTAAATATCTGATTTAACTTATATATATTGATTGATAAAACATTATAATACTTCAAAATCTAAAAGGAGAGAGTTCAGCTTTACCATCTTATATGAAGGAACCTTGAAAGCTAGCTAGTGTGCAGGAAGAACATGCACTTCACTCTTGGAATGCACAGGAGAAGACCTCAGAAAAGCCCATGACAGAGCGATGCATCTAATTATCCTTACATAGCTCACATTAATTCTCAATGATTATGAGTGTGTGTTTTCGTGTTGAagttttatattgatgatattaggaTTCACCAAAGCCTCAAATGCTATGCATAGTAATCATGCTTTGTGCCAAATACTTGTGAAAAATTCATATCATCAGGCTGCTAAAATAGGTTAATCTATCGACGATTAACCCATTCATATGAATTCATACTATAACTTCATGAACCAACAAATACAATAATTATTATCCGACTACTTGAGGTTTGCTACATGTATCTTTTTCTCTCGTTAAGTTTGGTAACATATTATATGTTTGGTTATAAATATTTAGATTTTCTTCTAATTCTCCTCACACCATtctaattatttcatatcttctaACTATCGTATAAGATCTAAATAATATGATATCTAATACATGTATTCACActattatgaaaaatattaataaaataatagttAGTAGGGAAGAAAATTGTTTAAATCAATGAGTATACATCACTTGTCTTTGCCATATATTGTAtaatttgtttatatatatatatatatatatatatatatatataattaacttcATGAATCAAAAGAACCCCGTGAGAGATAAAGATAAAtcttgaaagagagagagagagagagagaagcaatcATGGATAAGATCTGCTCCTTTTCCTGATGGAGTGTAGAACTCAAAGACTTCGGCGACTGTGCGACGAGTATTCGCCGCAGTGGTCGAACGAGGCGGCGTCGCCGCCTCCAAAAGCCGCGCTTTCTTCCCACGTGCGATTCCTTGAAGAAGGTCTACGTTGCAGTGTTCCTGATAAGAGGAAATGCTGCGCAATCTGCTGCTGATAACGCCGTTCATGGCATCGTCGTCATCGTTGGAAGAatacgcatgcatgcatgcatgcgtgcaGGAGGCGACGCAACGCCATTAATTGTTGACTCGGTTGAGGTGCTAAGATATGATACTGCCTTTGGTTTTAAAGCTTGAATGCGACATCGCTCTCATCTCCAACCCGACGGCGGATGATCCAACAAGGAATTCACGCCGGCAATAGACTTGGCAGATTAAGACGTGGATTACGTCTATATGCATGGATAACAGAGCATcgatataattaatttaaatagttagaattaaatataataaaaaattaaagatcTATATTAGAATAAATAGATGAGGATAAAGAGATTTGTTGGGTTATgagtgatttataaaaaaaaaatatattttatctttttggctaatataaatatatgtacttGGATGAATCAAACCATTACATATTACAAGTAATTTACGTTCATTCtattatctttctttcttttttaagttCTAAAAAAAACTAGTACGATATAATAGTTTGGTTCGAATATGATCAAAAAGAAGAGTACgaaaaagaaaataagaataTGATAAGCATTAGAGTAAGTGTCTCTAATAAACTTTTTCCTATCTTTAAAGAtaaaatttatcaattttatatcattaaaataaaaattttatttatttcataaggattatgaaatttaatataaaataattttaatattattgaagataaaaaagatcaaacaaataggaaCATACGAAAATATGTAAGAACTCTTTACGTGCTATAACGAAAAATAGATGAGTTGCTATTTCTTTGAATCATATCCGCATCAACATCAATAAAAgtctataaaatattaaaaaatagatttgaaggtataaataaaataaaaacttcaAGCTTCAAACTCTTCGATGTGAATTCATAACTCTTATGATCAAAGATTATAAATTTATCACTGTTTTTTTTTCAAAGTTTATTTTATCGTGAACCAAATGAAGTCTTATAATGAAAagttaaaatatcaaataatagttgttaaaaattttgtaaaatttattttcaaaatttgatatgattttggAAGAAGCCAAAGATATAAAAGAGTTCctagataaaatattttaaattatattcttATTCTAGTGATTGGGTTGGTTATGCAAATAATAGAAAAGACACTTCATAATTTATGTTTAATATTAGCTAGGGGGGGATTTcatgaataattaaaaatatattattctctCGAGTTCTAAAgtatatcgtggttagaaatacaaTATGTCAAACAATTTGATTTCGAAGAATTTTAGCATATCTCTAAGAAGaattcaaagaattttaacaTATCTTTAAGAAAAGCAAGATGGACCAACTAAAATATACTATGGAGAATCCTATCTTTTATCGGCGCACCAAACACTTGAATTCGTTGATAAAGAATAAATTCAAATGGATTATTAAATTAAGAGAAtgtgataaaattaatttaaatagttatgattagatataataaaatataaatatttatatcaagaTAAATATATGAGAACGAGAAGATTTGTTGGGCTATGGTTGATCTCTTCTTtgtctaaaaaaaatatattttatttttttgactaaTATAAATACGTGCTCTCGGATAAATCTAAAacattataaattaaaaatactttatgttccttctattatattattttctttcttgTTGGAGTTATGGGAAAGCTAACAAATATGAAGCTAGTCAAGCTCTTATCCTTTTGACTaatacaaataatatatatatctctctatcGAGTCATGGGTAGTTCGTCGGTATTGGTTCGAGAATTGTGTTCCCAATTGTCATTGTCAAGATGATCCTCAACCCATTGGATTGTTTATATTGGAAGAGAGTCTTTGGTTCAAgtaaagtaataataataataataatattattattattttatcaaagTGAGTGAATATATGTCTTGTAGACTTATTTTTCTAATATATAATTTGATAAGGACTCAGATTCATATATCTTTCAAAATGATTAAAGGCATTAACTATGTGAAGGTCAGATGACTCATGACAAGATAATAATAATGGCCATGAGAGAGGAAGTTTAGTGTTTAGTTGGAAATGACTCATAACACTTTGTCAAGAAAAGTTAGGCAAATTATAGTTTCTAATAGGGTGTGATTGTTCACAAAAACTGTGCCTTACCGATTaatataagaaatatatatagttttgagagagagagagagagaatggtggATAACCTATGTGTTGTTGGGTGAGTATTAAGGTTGACCAACACTTTTCTCTTTCTAAAGGAAAACTACATTAGTTTAGCAACTTAGTTTCAACTAAATCATGCTCtttgaatattaaaataataattataattaatatattaaagaatttatatatttaaaataatttaatactaTCTTGATATCCAATAATTTTATAGATATTGGATTTACCATGCATACTATCTTAaaacaattttatattttgaaaatatattggatattattttaatataatatcttaTGATATTGGATATCAAGATAAGACCATGAGAACCTAATAAATCCAATCCGGATGCATGGATTTGTATTTTAGGTATGATAAAATTCATGAGAATACTATCCTATCTATAGATTTCTTTTGGATATCAAGATAGTTAGTCaagttaaaataattaaatactgCTATTTTTTGAGACCCAAACCCAAATTTCTATCTACTATTTGTTTATTCTTTGGCAAATTTCATGAACTATATTATAGGCCAAATCCAtggtaaatctttttcttttCACCTTAGCCCCTATTTTAATTATAGCTCCCTAAATCTTCCATGTTTGATTTGATAGAAAATTCAACATCAGCTCATACCATACATAGAATATTTagatttactatatatatatatatattcatcaattAGTTCTTATTTGATTATTAATTaacatatcataaaaaaataatactttttaaaatttatcaTGAATATAGGATGtttatatttgtatttttttagCTCAAACCAAACAGTATAAACTATTAACATAGTATTTGGaggaatatatatttatttatgctgTAATAATATTTACAAGGGTAAATTGGTTATTTTTAAACTAATAAGGACTAATATGTAAAAAGGATACTAAGGGATGGGAGAAGATATTTTGGAACTGTATAAGGACTAATATGAAAAACGAACATTAAAAGGATGGGATAAGCATCGCATATTAAATCCACTGCCGCAAGCTTCGTTTTTGCGTCGTGTCCTTCAAATCTTTCgccgtcctctctctctctctctctctctctgttttccGCTTCCGTTACTTTCCTCTTAATTTAAGCGTATCCTATCTGCCGTCCTGCACGCTTCTCTCTCTGTGCTGGTCGCCTCGTCCTACGTGAATCATGGGCGATCGCCGCCTCGATCCGTCCGTCGCCTGAGGAGCGGATCCTTCGCACGAACAGGGGCCGCATTGAGGAGCCCAAGCGTGGATCTTTCTTGAGGGGTTTGGGTTTCTTGGGGGGTTTGGATTCTTGAATGGCGATAGAGGACGCGACCGAGAGTTGCGGCAGCCGGGCGGCGGCGGATTCGTCCCACACCCACAACCGGCAGCAGCAGCGCCATAAAATGGACGTCTACAACGAGGTCCTCCGCCGCCTGAGGGAGGCAGGGCGGCCCGAGGTGCAGTCGCCGTCATTCGAGGACGGGCTGTGGAACCATTTCAATCGCTTGCCGGCTCGGTAGATCCCACGTCCCGTCTGCCTCTTTCGGTTTCGATAGGTTGCGttcttttccccctttttatTTGCCCGATTACGTGTGGCGGCACTGACTCGTCGATCCTTTTTGATCCGCCACCTTCTTGATTTGGCTATCCTTTCTTTGGAAAAGTTGTGTTCTTGGGTCGTTTCTCGCATAAAAATCCACGCGGTCGTGGTGCTTGTGTTGACCGTGTTCCATGTTGACTTGTTCTGAGGGTCTGCTCCAATTCTTTATTGAGTAAAAGTAATCTGTTGGCGCTGCCTCGTATCGTTAGGGTTCCGTGGAATTATTCGTACAGAAATATGAGTTTCGTGGATAAGGCAAAGTCGTCGATGCACATTCGTACTGGGTTTTGGTCAATCTTGTGGCTATGATTTTTCTCCAAGCAATTGTTGATCTGCAACTTCTTCCTGTTGCAGGTATGCCTTGGATGTAAACGTGGAGAGGGCAGAGGATGTACTGATGCATAAAAACTTGCTGGAACTGGCTCAAGAACCTGACAATAGGCCCGTATTTTCTGTTCGCTTGGTGCAGGTACGAGCTAAAACAACTCTTCCCCCATCTGAATGCTAGATTTTGCTTTAACAAACTTCTCAAACTACTCACTATAGGATGAATGCAGTTTTGAATAATTCCAAACTGGTACAGCAATTTTGTTTCTCCTATAGGTCTACATTAGGTGTTATACGAAGCCATGCAAGGCTGACAGGCTGAAATTGACATTATTTATCTAGACGGCATGAGAAAACAGTGTCTTTTCATGGGATTTCAGTTGAAATCTTGTATAGAAAACCTTAGCGTGTAACACATACGCTTATTTCAATTAAAATGAACAGATGTATGAGTTTCTTTTTGGACTTGGTGACTTAAGTTGGTTCTATCGCTGGATAATCATATTCATATTGTTACTCTTGGGCTGTAATGCCATTTGTTGATTGGAAGCTTGTAATGATCAGTTATCATTTTATCAACTCCTTTAATTTCAGGAATTCATATTAGATTCTTTTAATGTTCTTGAATATTAATTACCAAGGTTTCTGATGCTTATTCTTTAATGTATCTGTTAATATGTAGTTGGATCAAGTTGTCACTTTAACATTGGAGCACGAACTATAATTCCTATAGATATACCATATAGTCTGACTGGATTTGTTGAATGCAGTTAATGTAATTAGCTGGCGGCTAAACTTTAATGAGAGTGCCTTAAATTTATAATAAAGTTAACATTTCTGATATAACCTGAATCAGGTACATCATTGACCAAGCCGAACGTAAACTAAGGCTAACATTTCTGATCTTCCTCAGTTTCAAATTGTTAAAATTAAGATGGGTGTACAACTTTGAAACCTGGAGGTTTGGCTACTTCAATAAGCTTGGGCGGAAAGTAAATTATATTCAAATCACTTGTTAAATAAAGAAGGAATTTTATGTCACTTCTAATGTTTGTTTAACAAACTTGCTGCACATGTGTACATGTACATGCACATGCATGCGTATCACATGCACACATATGTTTACATTGATACAATTTATCCTTCTATGTATTATAGGTGTCGATGTCATCAGGATCATGTTTCATAATCTTCATGTATGTGCATTTATTTCAACATTGTAGGTTATAAACAAAGAAGTTATCTTTAGGCTTGACCTTTGTGGTCTTCATGGATGTCCATTATGCGCTTTTTCGTTAAAGTGTTCATTTAAAAGTAGAAAGTTAGACACCCATCTCATATTCTGTCTCTTATACTTTTCATTAGGTAATTtacaacagtgatttaaaaaacgttaggcgctaaggtccacaaacgcccgaggcacttggtgctcgcctaggcgctcggcggcattagcagcggcgagcgggctaaaatataaaaatatataatataattatataatattatatatttttatattatataattatattatatattttctggCGGCGGGCGACAGTAGCAGCGGcgagcagcaacagcaacagcaacggcgagcgaggcgctaaaatataaaaatatataatataattaataatttcaaataaataaaaattaacaatattaaaatcaaaataatatattattaatctattaacagaaaattaatcattttaaaattcaaataaacttaatattaagagtatactgtatactgagcctaatggagaaacgaggaagcaacggcgagcggcggcagcagcagtagcGAGCGGCGACAgtagca
Proteins encoded:
- the LOC135616654 gene encoding transcription factor BHLH3-like produces the protein MELDEHGFLEELLSLRRDAWDSFPAGMGEFFSCDGGFDCFQQSPALTAPSFTAFDAVTPNFDCLSEVCCPPGGVYSSSAGAPSEIQSSSVLSTLDDAEFGLVRGEWRSTEAPPAMFGLSGCVERKKKRLEGMPSKNLMAERRRRKRLNDRLSMLRSVVPKISKMDRTSILGDTIDYMKELLERIKRLQEEIDVGPEQAKLLSIFKELNSNEILVRNSPKFDVERRDDDTRIEICCAAKPGLLLSTVSTLEALGLEIQQCVVSCFNDFGMQASCSEVTDQRAAISAEDMKQALLGSAGYGGRCL